The Candidatus Bathyarchaeum sp. genome window below encodes:
- the argC gene encoding N-acetyl-gamma-glutamyl-phosphate reductase, whose protein sequence is MKVGVIGGSGYVGGELIRLLLPHPKVELTTVTSRANSGEFIFTVHPNLRAATQLKFTPPNMSQIADNCDLVFAAMPHGKSLELVPQLLETGVKVIDMSADYRLNNPADYDKWYKWKHTHPELLEEAVYGIPELHREEIKNAKLIGCPGCMSTATILGLAPLVKAGIIEKNRIVADVKIGSSGAGQKPTVASHHPERAGGVRPYKVANHRHVAEVEQELNLLTDEKVKVCFTPHAVNMIRGILSTIHTFVKEPITDKDAWKLYRGMYKDEHFIRFVKFKKGPYQLPNPKITMGSNFVDIGFEVDPRTRRMIVFSAIDNLMRGASGQGVQCMNIMIGCDETTGLECQGYHPM, encoded by the coding sequence ATGAAAGTGGGAGTAATTGGTGGTTCAGGATACGTCGGTGGAGAACTCATTCGATTGTTGCTTCCCCACCCCAAAGTAGAATTAACTACAGTAACAAGCCGTGCAAACTCCGGCGAATTCATTTTTACAGTGCACCCAAACCTAAGAGCAGCCACCCAACTAAAGTTCACTCCTCCGAACATGTCACAAATCGCAGACAACTGTGACCTAGTTTTTGCCGCAATGCCCCATGGTAAATCTTTAGAACTTGTCCCCCAACTGCTGGAAACAGGAGTAAAAGTAATCGATATGAGTGCAGATTACCGCCTCAACAATCCTGCAGATTATGATAAATGGTATAAATGGAAACACACTCACCCTGAACTGCTAGAAGAAGCAGTTTACGGCATACCTGAACTCCACAGGGAAGAAATCAAAAACGCCAAACTTATTGGCTGTCCAGGATGCATGTCCACCGCAACAATCTTGGGATTGGCTCCTTTAGTAAAAGCGGGCATCATAGAAAAAAACCGAATAGTTGCTGACGTTAAAATTGGCTCTTCAGGTGCAGGACAAAAACCTACTGTTGCATCTCATCACCCAGAACGTGCAGGCGGAGTTAGACCATACAAAGTAGCAAATCACAGGCACGTAGCCGAGGTCGAGCAGGAACTAAACCTGCTAACTGACGAGAAAGTAAAAGTTTGTTTCACTCCCCACGCAGTGAACATGATTCGTGGCATTCTTTCTACAATTCATACTTTTGTTAAAGAACCCATAACAGACAAAGATGCATGGAAACTTTATCGCGGTATGTATAAAGACGAACATTTCATTCGTTTTGTTAAATTTAAAAAAGGACCTTATCAGCTTCCTAACCCAAAAATCACTATGGGATCAAACTTTGTTGACATTGGCTTTGAGGTAGATCCTCGAACAAGAAGGATGATTGTGTTCTCTGCAATCGATAACTTGATGAGGGGCGCATCTGGTCAAGGCGTTCAATGCATGAATATCATGATCGGTTGTGACGAAACAACGGGTCTGGAATGTCAAGGTTACCATCCGATGTGA